CCCATAATAATTGGGATCGCAATCCTTATCGAATCTGCGCCAAGAATATTGCTTGCTACAAGCCCAACGACAATCGAGGTTGTTGTCGACGAGCTCTGCACGATGCTTGTTGTGAGAATACCTATCAATAAACCCATGATTGGATTGCTCACACTTGTAATAAGATTTGTTGATAGTTGATGAAAACTTTTGAAGCCAGCTCCCATCATGACGATACTTAGAAAGAAGATGTATATCAGGAATATGAGAAGAAGTATCTTAAATAGTCTTGTAATGGTTGATGTCGACTGATCTGGCATATTGCAACGTTAACAGATTCTGGGGGTTTGTTCTCGGGAGAGTAAAGGGAGTATCCTTCTTGCTCCAATGAAGGTCTTTAAATATAATTTCGGTGCGTCTGTTTTCTGCAAGATTTGACCAATACACTGAGCATTTTTTCCAAGCGTTTTTGATCGCATAATCTTTAAGACTCTTTCTCCCTGATCTTCCGGGCATATGATGACAGCTCTGCCTTCGCATGCCATATACAGCGGATCTATACCAAGTGCATCACATACTCCTGTCACACTTTTTTTAATAGGAAGGGCTTCTTCGTTGATTTCAATATCTACCTGTGATGAAAATGCAATCTCATTTAGAATCGAAGCGAGACCTCCTCTTGTGGGATCTCGCAATGCATGGATGATGACATCATCATCAAGAAGCGCTTTAATCAGCGATGCGACATTTGCACAATCTGATCTCAGCTCGGAATCAAATCCATTCCTATATGCCATGATCGCAGCACCATGGTCGCCAATATCACCAGTAACAATCACTGCATCATCCGGCTGGGCATTCTTCGATGAGATAACTTGATCTGTTTGAATGATACCATAACCGGCAGTGTTAATAAATATCTTATCTATCTTACCTTTGCTTACGATCTTAGTGTCTCCTGCTATTATTGAAACACCTGCCTTCATCGTTTGTTGTTTTATCGAAATTAATATTTTTTTTAGATCATCAAATTGGAATCCTTCTTCAATCATTAACGAGAGGGTTATATACTTTGGTACAGCTCCTACCATTGCAAGATCATTTGTTGTGCCACAGATTGCTAATTTTCCAATATTGCCGCCGGGAAAAAAGATGGGATCGATCGTATAGCTGTCTGTAGTGATAGCAATTCTTGCTGAGTCTGCATCAAAACTTCCACTGT
This is a stretch of genomic DNA from Candidatus Cloacimonadota bacterium. It encodes these proteins:
- the hypE gene encoding hydrogenase expression/formation protein HypE, with product MDKKTILLSHGSGGKLSQEFLELIYKTLEDVVVNHGEDSGSFDADSARIAITTDSYTIDPIFFPGGNIGKLAICGTTNDLAMVGAVPKYITLSLMIEEGFQFDDLKKILISIKQQTMKAGVSIIAGDTKIVSKGKIDKIFINTAGYGIIQTDQVISSKNAQPDDAVIVTGDIGDHGAAIMAYRNGFDSELRSDCANVASLIKALLDDDVIIHALRDPTRGGLASILNEIAFSSQVDIEINEEALPIKKSVTGVCDALGIDPLYMACEGRAVIICPEDQGERVLKIMRSKTLGKNAQCIGQILQKTDAPKLYLKTFIGARRILPLLSREQTPRIC